One stretch of Chlamydia abortus DNA includes these proteins:
- a CDS encoding MBL fold metallo-hydrolase has product MEGFFPLASGSKGNCAYLGTESSKILIDLGISKQLVTRGLLSMNVHPEDIQAIFVSHEHSDHISGIKSFIKTYHTPIICNLETARNLCQLLDMHPTFKIFSTGTTFSFHDLKIQTFNVPHDAVDPVGFIFHYRDEKLGFCTDLGWVTSWIIHELYDCDYLLIEANHDPELVRQSSRPDIYKKRVLSKLGHLSNHECAELLQKVLTPKIKKIYLAHLSSESNTPELVLSTVSSAIENITSIDPVIVESHEVTDPIYFSSLITV; this is encoded by the coding sequence ATGGAAGGTTTTTTCCCTTTAGCCTCAGGTTCGAAGGGGAACTGTGCCTATTTAGGAACGGAGTCCTCTAAAATTCTGATAGATTTAGGTATCAGCAAGCAACTTGTAACACGTGGACTCCTATCGATGAACGTGCATCCTGAAGATATTCAAGCAATTTTTGTATCGCACGAGCATTCGGATCATATTTCTGGAATTAAAAGTTTTATCAAGACTTATCACACTCCAATTATTTGCAATCTTGAAACAGCGCGTAACCTGTGTCAATTATTAGATATGCATCCAACGTTTAAGATTTTTTCTACAGGGACAACATTTTCTTTCCATGATTTAAAAATCCAAACATTTAATGTTCCTCACGATGCTGTGGATCCTGTAGGATTTATCTTTCATTATCGTGATGAAAAATTAGGTTTTTGTACGGACTTGGGTTGGGTAACTTCATGGATTATTCATGAACTTTACGACTGTGATTATTTACTTATAGAAGCCAATCATGATCCTGAACTTGTTCGACAATCTTCTCGCCCTGACATTTATAAAAAACGTGTTCTTAGTAAACTCGGCCACCTATCAAATCATGAGTGTGCAGAATTATTACAAAAAGTTCTCACTCCTAAAATAAAGAAAATCTACCTTGCTCACCTCTCTAGCGAATCTAATACACCTGAACTAGTGCTATCTACGGTATCTTCGGCCATAGAAAATATTACTTCCATTGATCCTGTCATTGTAGAAAGTCATGAAGTGACTGATCCTATTTACTTTAGTTCTTTAATTACCGTATGA
- a CDS encoding SET domain-containing protein, producing MKLEDTSHPTLYISLDHHWEKSTCYSMDRASQLLNFKFLPFLTFADWKVEEKVRQLCHKAKKKQFISPLAKWLGQLHKQDLITPPMPPIAICWINSYIGYGVFARERIPAWTYIGEYTGILRRRQVIWLDENDYCFRYPLSLWLWRYFTIDSGHQGNFTRFINHSDKPNVEAIGVFQDGLFHVIIRTIQAIEAGEELCYHYGPLYWKHRKKREEFIPEEE from the coding sequence ATGAAATTAGAAGATACTTCACACCCGACCCTATACATTTCTCTAGATCATCACTGGGAAAAGAGCACGTGCTACAGTATGGATAGAGCTTCGCAGTTACTGAATTTCAAATTTCTTCCCTTTCTTACTTTTGCAGATTGGAAAGTAGAAGAAAAAGTCCGTCAGCTCTGCCATAAGGCTAAGAAAAAACAATTCATTTCTCCTTTAGCAAAATGGTTGGGACAGCTTCACAAGCAAGATCTAATCACGCCTCCTATGCCTCCCATAGCCATTTGTTGGATCAACTCCTATATAGGTTACGGAGTCTTTGCTCGAGAAAGGATCCCGGCTTGGACATACATTGGAGAGTATACGGGGATATTACGTCGCCGTCAGGTCATTTGGTTGGATGAAAACGATTACTGTTTTCGTTATCCCTTATCCTTGTGGCTATGGCGTTATTTTACTATCGATAGTGGACATCAAGGAAATTTCACTCGCTTTATTAATCATAGTGACAAGCCTAACGTAGAAGCTATTGGAGTATTCCAGGACGGACTATTTCATGTGATTATTAGAACGATTCAAGCAATTGAAGCGGGCGAAGAGTTATGTTACCACTATGGCCCGCTATATTGGAAGCATAGGAAAAAGCGTGAAGAGTTTATTCCCGAAGAAGAGTAA
- a CDS encoding YbhB/YbcL family Raf kinase inhibitor-like protein translates to MQLLSPAFDYGKAIPRKYTCQGAGISPPLIFKDVPQEAKSMALIMEDPDVPKNLREDGLWIHWIVYNLSPAITELVEGANIYAVQGLNTSGKACYEGPCPPDRQHRYYFYCYVLDVILPIEENVTRDQLLEVMESHVIDTAELMGTYEKS, encoded by the coding sequence ATGCAGTTACTCTCACCGGCATTTGATTATGGGAAAGCAATTCCAAGAAAATATACATGTCAAGGCGCTGGAATTTCACCACCCCTCATATTTAAAGATGTTCCTCAAGAAGCCAAAAGTATGGCCTTGATCATGGAAGATCCTGATGTGCCCAAAAATTTACGAGAAGATGGTCTATGGATTCATTGGATAGTCTATAACCTCTCTCCAGCGATAACCGAATTAGTAGAAGGCGCAAATATTTACGCTGTTCAAGGGTTAAATACCTCAGGAAAAGCTTGCTACGAAGGACCCTGTCCACCAGATAGACAGCATCGGTATTATTTCTACTGCTATGTTTTAGACGTGATTTTGCCCATAGAGGAAAATGTCACCAGAGATCAGCTGCTTGAAGTCATGGAAAGTCATGTTATAGATACCGCAGAGCTCATGGGAACATACGAAAAGAGTTAA
- a CDS encoding alanine/glycine:cation symporter family protein codes for MLHFLEQLNNFCISFCVFPTILFLGGLLTWKLRGLQFTGLKLGFNLMLKNKQENPSTENGTVSRYEAVAGILAGNFGTGNIAGMAVAIACGGPGALVWIWVAALLGAIVQYSGSFLGVKYRKLCRQSGKFIGGPTGCLAYGLGSKFLAGLFCIFTIITAFSAGNFAQINCIVPLCVESIPLKFLVGMLLALTIVPVLIGGNSRILKFSARVIPFIAGFYAISCLIILIQHSAMIIPALKLIISSAFGIKATVAGLEGYTVTQVISTGMSRAIMATDCGSGMVSILQSDSQSKNPVIDGLVTLLPPVIVMIVCSITTLVLIVSGAYVSGQEGTLMVLNAFKSSLGSIGGLVVILAMALFGYTTVLTWFACAEKSLEYMIPGKRANSWLKILFVAVIPLGGIVDMRLIWSLSDTGFAGMVILNSIALVALFKDVVSTNREVALLRLEEDAQPTVLQNLDI; via the coding sequence ATGTTACATTTCCTAGAACAGTTAAATAATTTCTGCATTTCCTTTTGTGTGTTCCCCACGATTCTATTTCTTGGTGGATTATTAACATGGAAATTACGGGGTTTGCAATTTACGGGGTTAAAGCTGGGCTTTAATCTCATGTTGAAAAATAAACAGGAAAATCCATCTACTGAAAATGGTACAGTGTCTCGTTACGAGGCTGTAGCCGGTATTCTTGCTGGGAATTTTGGTACTGGAAATATCGCCGGCATGGCTGTGGCTATCGCTTGTGGAGGACCTGGAGCTTTAGTCTGGATCTGGGTAGCCGCTCTTTTAGGTGCCATTGTTCAATACTCAGGATCCTTTTTAGGCGTCAAATATCGCAAATTGTGTAGACAATCTGGCAAGTTTATCGGTGGACCTACAGGGTGCCTCGCTTATGGCTTGGGAAGCAAATTCCTAGCCGGTCTTTTTTGTATATTCACAATTATTACAGCATTCTCAGCAGGAAATTTTGCACAAATTAATTGCATAGTCCCTCTCTGTGTCGAGAGTATACCTTTGAAATTTCTTGTAGGCATGCTTCTTGCATTAACAATTGTCCCTGTACTCATAGGGGGAAATAGCCGTATTTTAAAATTCTCAGCCCGAGTGATTCCTTTTATAGCAGGTTTTTACGCCATCTCCTGTCTGATTATTCTTATACAGCATAGCGCCATGATCATCCCCGCGCTAAAACTGATCATTTCGTCTGCTTTCGGAATAAAAGCAACAGTTGCCGGCTTGGAAGGCTATACAGTCACTCAAGTGATCTCAACAGGCATGAGCCGTGCGATTATGGCTACAGATTGTGGTAGCGGCATGGTATCCATTCTACAATCCGATTCTCAGAGCAAGAATCCAGTGATTGATGGTCTGGTTACGCTTTTACCTCCCGTCATTGTTATGATAGTGTGCTCCATCACTACACTTGTTCTTATTGTTTCCGGTGCCTATGTCTCAGGACAAGAGGGAACGCTGATGGTGTTAAATGCCTTTAAATCAAGCTTAGGCTCTATTGGAGGACTCGTTGTCATTCTTGCCATGGCGTTGTTTGGTTATACGACGGTCCTGACTTGGTTTGCTTGCGCAGAAAAAAGTTTAGAATATATGATCCCGGGAAAACGAGCCAATTCCTGGTTAAAGATCCTGTTTGTTGCGGTTATACCTCTCGGAGGCATAGTAGATATGCGATTGATCTGGAGCCTTTCTGATACAGGATTTGCGGGTATGGTGATTCTAAATTCTATAGCCTTGGTAGCTTTGTTTAAAGATGTAGTGTCCACAAATCGAGAAGTTGCCTTACTTAGACTGGAAGAAGATGCTCAACCCACTGTTTTGCAAAATCTAGATATCTAA
- the ribH gene encoding 6,7-dimethyl-8-ribityllumazine synthase has protein sequence MKTFKGIASAKDMRVAIVGSCFNGPIADALVSGAAQTFLELGGAEDRLTIVRVPGAFEIPCTLKKLLTSGIEYHAIVACGVLIKGETTHYDHIADQVSARISELSVEYNLPITFSIITAPCVDSAWQRAGIKGSHLGVSGMRTALEMADLFKKL, from the coding sequence ATGAAAACATTTAAAGGGATAGCCTCAGCAAAAGATATGCGCGTGGCTATTGTTGGCTCTTGTTTTAACGGGCCTATAGCGGACGCTTTGGTTTCTGGAGCCGCACAAACTTTTCTTGAGCTCGGTGGGGCAGAAGATAGGCTCACCATCGTACGCGTTCCCGGGGCTTTTGAGATTCCCTGTACGTTAAAGAAACTCCTTACTTCAGGCATAGAGTATCACGCTATAGTCGCTTGTGGAGTTCTAATTAAGGGAGAAACTACTCATTACGATCACATAGCAGATCAAGTGTCGGCAAGAATTAGTGAGCTATCTGTAGAATACAATCTACCCATTACCTTTTCTATTATCACAGCCCCTTGTGTAGATTCCGCATGGCAACGGGCGGGAATCAAAGGATCACATTTAGGAGTGTCTGGAATGAGGACAGCTCTAGAGATGGCGGATCTTTTTAAGAAGTTATAA
- a CDS encoding bifunctional 3,4-dihydroxy-2-butanone-4-phosphate synthase/GTP cyclohydrolase II, translated as MIKFDDDARASCFVPVEKAIADIAEGKFVIVVDETSRENEGDLIIAGEKMTVEKMTFLLKYTTGIICASLDSERIKQLDLPPMVKDNRCRYRTAFTVSVDAAKGITTGVSAADRTRVVELLSDPNSVPGDFVRPGHFFPLMATPGGVLKRAGHTEAALDLMRLANMQPCGVLSELVNEDHTMMRLPQIIEFAMQHKLSIISTSDLVAYRMLSERLVVPISSARLPTEYGDFTIHVYESVLDGIQHIALVKGDVRGKENVLVRVHSECLTGDILGSIRCDCGCQLHSAMEYIGLEGEGVLVYLRGQEGRGIGLGHKVRAYALQDRGYDTVDANLEIGFPIDSREYGIGAQILVDLGLTKIKLITHNPHKYFGLQGYGLEIVDRIALPINLSEENECYLRTKKERMGHWIDFPSYKEEVNIR; from the coding sequence GTGATAAAATTCGATGATGATGCTCGTGCCTCGTGTTTTGTCCCTGTAGAAAAGGCAATTGCAGATATTGCGGAAGGTAAATTTGTTATTGTTGTTGATGAGACTTCGAGAGAGAATGAGGGAGATCTTATCATCGCAGGCGAGAAAATGACCGTCGAGAAAATGACTTTTCTTCTTAAATATACGACGGGAATTATCTGTGCTTCTTTAGATTCTGAGAGAATAAAACAATTAGACCTCCCCCCTATGGTTAAAGATAACCGCTGTCGCTATCGTACTGCATTTACAGTGTCGGTGGATGCTGCGAAAGGCATAACTACAGGTGTCTCTGCAGCCGATAGAACAAGAGTGGTGGAACTCCTATCCGACCCGAATAGTGTTCCTGGGGATTTTGTCCGTCCAGGGCATTTCTTCCCTTTAATGGCTACACCGGGAGGTGTATTAAAACGAGCCGGTCATACAGAGGCTGCTTTAGATCTCATGCGTTTAGCCAATATGCAGCCTTGCGGGGTCCTTTCAGAGCTTGTTAATGAAGACCACACTATGATGCGTCTTCCGCAAATTATAGAATTTGCTATGCAGCATAAGCTCTCAATAATATCTACATCGGATTTAGTAGCCTACCGCATGTTATCCGAAAGGCTCGTTGTCCCTATTTCTTCGGCTCGTCTGCCTACAGAATATGGGGATTTTACTATTCATGTTTACGAGTCCGTTTTGGATGGTATCCAACATATCGCTTTGGTCAAAGGTGATGTACGAGGGAAGGAGAATGTACTGGTGCGGGTACATTCTGAATGCCTTACTGGTGATATTCTGGGGTCCATACGTTGTGATTGTGGATGCCAGTTGCATTCTGCTATGGAATATATTGGATTAGAGGGTGAAGGTGTTCTTGTTTATCTACGTGGACAAGAAGGACGTGGTATTGGATTAGGTCATAAAGTTCGAGCCTACGCTCTACAAGATCGTGGGTACGATACTGTCGATGCTAACTTAGAAATTGGCTTCCCTATAGATTCTAGAGAATATGGAATCGGAGCTCAGATTTTAGTTGATCTGGGATTGACAAAGATCAAATTGATTACCCATAATCCCCACAAATATTTCGGCCTCCAGGGATATGGGTTAGAAATTGTTGATAGAATAGCTCTTCCAATCAATCTCTCTGAAGAAAATGAATGTTACCTCCGCACAAAAAAAGAGCGTATGGGACATTGGATAGATTTTCCTTCTTACAAAGAAGAAGTGAACATAAGATAA
- the ribD gene encoding bifunctional diaminohydroxyphosphoribosylaminopyrimidine deaminase/5-amino-6-(5-phosphoribosylamino)uracil reductase RibD, giving the protein MEDFSEQQLFFMRRAIELGEKGAFSSQPNPWVGCVIVKNGRIIGEGYHEKAGQPHAEEKAIRSASESIEGSEVYVTLEPCCHYGNTPPCVNLLIKYKVAAVYIALLDPDSRVSGRGAASLRKAGICVYEGLGKEEAERSLKSYIYQRTHGKPWVVIKSAATVDGQVADRDGQSQWITCPEARADVGKLRARSQAIIVGSKTVLQDNPLLTARQPSGELYPCQPLRVVVDSKGVVPPEAKVFHSAGKSLYVTTPQSSEDHRKKIEDLGVDLLVTEPQGAKVNLHELMAYLSTTPTLQVLVEGGAALHTAFLKERLVHALVLYLGPKILGDQRNPTFGDLGLRLHSSQKIVPIFSEIIGNSLKTSWEILV; this is encoded by the coding sequence ATGGAAGATTTTTCTGAGCAACAACTATTTTTTATGCGAAGAGCTATAGAATTAGGAGAAAAGGGGGCTTTTTCTTCACAACCGAATCCCTGGGTGGGTTGTGTGATCGTAAAAAATGGTCGGATAATAGGAGAGGGATATCATGAGAAAGCAGGTCAACCTCATGCAGAAGAAAAAGCCATACGTTCTGCTTCAGAATCCATTGAGGGCAGCGAAGTTTATGTAACTCTTGAACCGTGCTGCCACTATGGGAACACTCCTCCTTGTGTCAACTTGTTAATCAAATATAAAGTTGCTGCGGTGTATATTGCCTTACTCGATCCAGATTCTCGTGTCTCAGGTAGGGGAGCCGCTAGTTTAAGAAAAGCGGGCATTTGTGTTTATGAAGGTTTAGGAAAAGAAGAAGCAGAGCGTTCTTTAAAGTCTTATATCTACCAGCGTACCCATGGAAAACCTTGGGTGGTCATTAAAAGTGCCGCGACTGTGGATGGTCAAGTTGCCGATAGAGACGGACAATCACAATGGATTACCTGCCCTGAAGCCCGCGCTGATGTCGGAAAACTCCGAGCTCGTTCTCAAGCTATTATTGTAGGTTCTAAAACTGTTTTACAAGATAACCCCTTGTTAACGGCTAGACAACCTTCCGGGGAACTCTATCCTTGTCAACCTTTGCGCGTGGTTGTGGATAGTAAAGGCGTGGTCCCTCCAGAGGCGAAGGTCTTTCATAGCGCCGGGAAATCTCTCTATGTTACGACCCCACAATCTTCAGAAGATCATAGAAAAAAAATCGAAGACTTGGGTGTGGATCTCCTAGTTACAGAACCACAAGGGGCTAAAGTAAATTTACATGAATTGATGGCATATTTATCTACTACACCTACCTTACAAGTTCTTGTTGAAGGCGGGGCAGCTTTACATACTGCATTTTTGAAAGAACGTTTAGTCCATGCTCTTGTCCTGTACTTAGGACCTAAAATTTTAGGAGATCAACGAAATCCTACGTTTGGGGACCTAGGTTTACGCCTGCATTCTTCTCAAAAAATTGTGCCTATATTTTCTGAAATTATAGGAAATTCTTTAAAAACTTCTTGGGAAATCCTCGTATAG
- the serS gene encoding serine--tRNA ligase, whose product MLDIKLIRKAPEECETRLRKKDPLISLQPILDLDKEIRHLKTETEALQSQRKLLSNQIHKAKAQGEDVSSMMDNVERISQDLAKLEPLLEQKESTLQDMLVRLPNYPDEDVPVCPDKTGNQVIKQVGALPTFSFTPKHHVELNQKLQILDFKLPAKTSGSGWPAYKNQGVCLEWALLTYLLNKQREHGFQLWLPPLLVKHEILFGSGQIPKFDGQYYRVEDGEQSLYLIPTAEVVLNGFHSQEIFSEKDLPIYYAAFTPCFRREAGAAGAHERGLVRVHQFHKVEMFAFTTPDQADQAYEKMLAVVEDILTELQLPYRLSLLSTGDMSFTASKTIDAEVWLPGQQSYYEVSSISQCTDFQSRRSETRYKDNRGKMHFVHTLNGSGLATPRLFVAILENNQQEDGSVIIPEVLRPYLENQEVLLP is encoded by the coding sequence ATGTTGGATATAAAATTAATACGCAAGGCACCTGAAGAATGTGAAACCCGTCTTCGTAAGAAAGATCCCCTTATTTCTCTTCAGCCTATTCTTGATTTAGATAAAGAAATCCGTCACCTCAAGACAGAAACAGAAGCATTACAATCTCAAAGAAAACTTTTGTCAAATCAGATCCATAAAGCGAAAGCTCAAGGAGAGGATGTGTCCTCGATGATGGATAATGTGGAGAGAATTTCTCAAGACTTAGCCAAACTTGAACCTTTACTTGAGCAAAAGGAATCGACTTTACAAGACATGCTCGTACGTCTTCCTAACTATCCTGACGAAGATGTCCCTGTATGCCCCGATAAAACGGGGAACCAGGTAATTAAACAAGTAGGTGCCTTACCTACATTTTCTTTTACTCCTAAGCACCACGTAGAGCTCAACCAAAAATTACAAATTTTAGATTTTAAACTTCCTGCGAAAACTTCGGGTTCAGGTTGGCCTGCATACAAAAACCAAGGTGTCTGTTTAGAATGGGCCTTATTAACCTATTTATTAAATAAGCAAAGAGAACACGGGTTTCAGTTATGGTTACCTCCTCTTCTCGTAAAACATGAAATCCTTTTTGGCTCAGGACAAATTCCTAAATTCGACGGTCAGTATTACCGTGTAGAAGATGGAGAGCAATCTCTATATCTTATTCCTACGGCTGAGGTTGTTCTGAATGGCTTCCATTCTCAAGAAATTTTTAGTGAGAAGGACCTCCCTATATACTATGCGGCATTTACACCATGCTTTCGTAGAGAGGCGGGGGCTGCAGGAGCTCACGAACGAGGACTCGTTCGTGTACACCAATTCCACAAAGTGGAGATGTTTGCCTTTACTACCCCAGATCAAGCAGATCAGGCGTACGAAAAAATGCTCGCTGTGGTTGAAGATATTCTTACAGAATTACAACTCCCCTACCGGCTATCTTTACTCTCCACAGGAGACATGTCTTTCACAGCATCAAAAACCATAGATGCTGAGGTTTGGCTACCTGGGCAACAATCTTACTATGAAGTTTCTTCTATTTCACAATGTACGGATTTCCAATCTCGTCGTTCGGAAACGCGTTATAAAGATAACCGCGGAAAAATGCACTTTGTCCATACTCTCAA